AAGAGCTGGAACGATTGGTGGAAAACTTCCGCGCGCTGACCGGGCGATTTGAGAAGGTGCGCATTCTTCCCAGCGCGAAACATTCCTTTATCGTGACGACCTGAACTGTATCGAAGCCTTGTCGGACGAGCGGGTGATTTACACACCTCTGCCGATGGCTGCGAGGATCGCACGACGTGTCCGCTCGCCGGCGCATCCGTCCACGTTCCCAGTCCAATGTTCGAGCGTGGCCGTCTCGTTGGCTCCCAATTGCGCCGGCACCGGGCGTGGCGATCGCGCATATTTGATCAAGAGATCATGCAGTTCGACCGGACTGTGCACCACGTCGCCAAGTGGCCGCAGGTCGATCACGTATGGATTTACGTCCGCGCGTTCAGCTTCCGCGAACCACGGCAAGACAACCGGCTTTCCGGCGGCAACGGCTTCGAGCAATGCCGTGGAATTGAAGCCGCAGACCACAGATGCCTCTGCTATCAGCGGCAGCACGTCGCCGCTGTGAATGACACGAAGGTTGGAGAGAACGGGCTGCTCGTCATTCAGCCCGAACGGACGAATGCTTTCGACGATATCGCGCTGCCGGCCTTTGGTTTTTACTACGACCTCGATATCCGGGTTCTCGCGCGCGAGTTTCAAAATCGTAAGGCACGTCTCCGTGCAAAGCGTGTCCAGCGAGATCGAGTTTTCGCCTTCTTCGATACCGTCATCTTCGAGATAAACCTCGCCCGTCGTTGCACCCTTTCGCACAATGCGCGGCATGCCTGTCAAAGGGGAGAACAAGAAGAAAAGGATTTTTCGCGGTGCCGTGGTCCCGGTATTGCTGCGGCGCCAGCTATGGATTCTATCGAGGCGCGGCATTCCGATGATTTGAATTTGCGTCGTAGCCGCGACGCCTGCGCGGAGCTGCAGGTCTTTCTCGATCTGATTATAGACGAGAATGCTGTGGCCCGTGAAAGCGCCGCGCCTTTCTTTGTAAATATGTTCAAAAAAGGTTACGCGGCCCGGTGTCTTCAAGTTTTCTTTGTGCAAGGCGATGAAAGGAATGCGCAGCTCGGACATTGCGGTCGCAAGCTCGCGTTCGGCGCGATAACCGAAATTGCCAGTTACGACGGCATCGATCTGCCTAAAATGCGAAAGCGCCTTGAACAGTCTTCGAAGGAAATCCCTATAGCGTAACTTGGCGTGATCAAACGTGCTGCCTGCGGACGCATAATTATTGTCATCAATGGAGTTGGGAAGGAAGGTACGAAAGATCTCCCGCAGGATCAGTCGCGGCATGGCGAGCACTTCGACATCGTCTGCACTGTCGAGGGCGCTCATGACGTCTTGGGTGAAGCCATCTTTCGGCAATATCCAAACAGTGTATCGCTTTTTTGATTCAGCGCGCTTCAGCCGTTTGATGAATGGTAAAACCAGGGCTGCGGAAATCCACGCCAAGCCGAGCCTCGCAGTTCCTCGTAGGGCTGCTAAATAGACGGATTTGACCTTAACGGCGATGGAACTCATGGTCACTCAGCACCCGGTCGACCTCATTGGTATTGATGCGGTCGAGAGCAAACGGCGTATGCTCCGGCTGCACCCATTGTCCGGTTAAAGTCACGCCCACCGAGAAGCCGTGGCGCTTGCAGAACTCGGCCGGATCAGCTGGAAGAGCCCAATCACGGCCATAAGGATATGACACCCAGTTCGGCGGCCGGCCAGTTGCTTCCGCGAGTGTAGCGATATTGAGAGCCATATGCCGGTCTTCGTCATCGCCGAGACGGGTGACCGCGCGATGATCATGCGTGTGTGCACCAATGCAATGTCCACGATCCTCAAGGCTGCGAAGGGTGCGTCCATCCATATAAGTTTCAGCGCAGAAGGCGCGCTCATCGATGCCGCGGTTTTCGAGCATTGTGCTGGTCACCTGATCAAGCACGTCTTCCGGCAGAAGGGAGTTGAGCAGATACTTGATCTCGCCATGCTCCGGCCGGTCGTAGATATAAGTCCGCGCCGCTGACGCGCGCTCTTCCGCCGTCAGTTGCCGGATTCGCCATTCCGGCGGCAGCGCGGCCAATAGTTCGTTGCGAAAGCGGCTAGGCTCGGTCATCGCCCGCAGATAGTGAACCTTGTGGACGGCCAACGCACGGTGTTCCGTCAACGGACGGGAGCAGACGAAAAACACCGCCTTGATACCCATCGGGTCGAGGATATCCATTGCGGTCCTCTCGTGATCGACAAGGCCGTCGTCGAATGTGATCAGCGCGCTCGAACGGGGCAACTCTTTTCCGTGAAGCACATAGGCTTCGGCTTCGTCCGGCGTTGCCATGTGAAGGCAGGAAGCCAATTGCTCCATCTGACGACGGAAGGCGTCAGGCGAAATCGGGTGAATACCGGGATGCGCATACAATCCCGGATCGCGCACATAGTGGAAATTGACGAGCAGCAACCCTTGCGTCATGGCGCGATCAAGCGTCACGCGTATCCGCGACCGCCCGAAGATAAACATCGCCGAAGCCGCGGCTCGCGATGGCTTCCTTGATGTCCGAGAGGTCCTTGTCGGCGAGGATGTTGCGCCAGATGCCGACACGCTGATTTGTCAGCGGCTCCTTCAGCCGCTCGAGCGTCGTCGAGGCTTTGCCGGTCGCATCGCGAACTTTGTCAAAGTCGGCCTCACGGCCGCTGAAGGTGCCGACTTGCGGCTCCCATTCCTCATTCAGGAAGCCGATCACCCGCCGCATCGCTGCGTCAGGCCCGCCGATCAGATCTTCATAGCGGATGACGAGATAAGCCTTGTCGTCCGGTTTGATCTTCGCAATCAGCTCGGATCCCGTTCCGATCGTCGAGCACCAACGGTCGGCGAATTCGTCTGCGGTACTCCACTTTCCGGCCTCGCGCAGCGATGCGAAGACGTCACGCGGATCGCGCATGATATGGATCACTTGTGCGTCCGGCCACGCAGACCAGATGCGGTCGACATGAGCGATATTGCCTGGCGTCTTCTCCGCCCAGCGCCGCTTGCCCATGTCGGCGGCGACCTCATTCATCAACGACCGGAGGAAGGCTTCCGCGCTTTGCGCCGATTGAGCCAGAGTGTTTACGCGCTCAGATGGAAGATCGAAATAGTCCGCCAGCCGCTGCAGATTGCCTTGCATCTTTGCACTGTTGCGCTGCGACCAGTCCCAGTCGAACCAGTAAGTCTCGAGGCCTGATGCGATCGCGCTATGCTGGCCCAGCATGGCCCGGAGAAGGGTCGTGCCCGACTTGAACATTCCGCCGATGAAGATGGGAGCGCTTGTCATGCTTTGCGTTCTCGGTTCAGCAGCCACTCGGTCAATTCGAGTTCGAAAGGATCGTCGATATTCACGACATGGCGGTCTATCACGACGGCCTGTGCATCGCGGTCGATGATGCGGCCATGCCCGACGAGATGAGCGCGGGTGACGGCATAGCACAACCCGTTGCGGTGATAGTAGGCCGGAATGCCCTGACGGAGACTGTGCCGAGCACCGTCGGACAGATAGAAGCCGATGGTACCTTGTTCGTCCACCGTGAGCGTCTTGTGCGGCGTGTAATGCGCCGGTGTGCGTGAGACTGTCGCCGCCGCCGGTGCATTGGTCTGCAACAACGTTTTTACCGTCAGTTCCACGTCCTCCGGCCGGCGCATCGGGCTTGTCGGTTCCAGCAACACCGAAATGTCGAACCGGCGGCCATAGTGTTGTTCGGCGGCGAGCCAGGCGTGCCGCCACATGTCGATCGAGCCGGCAGTGTCTCCGGATAATTCGTCGGGCCGCATGAACGGCGCATCGAGGCCATGCCGGACCGCCTCGTCCCTGATGTCGTGATCGTCCGTCGAAATCAGCGCGGCATCGATCCAGGGCAGAGCGCGGGCTACGCCGGCCGCGCGCCCGACAAGCGAAATGCCGCCGATTTCCTTCAGGTTCTTGCGCGGGATCGATTTCGATCCGCCTCGGGCGGGGACGACCGCAAGAACCGAGCGACCCTCAAGCATCCGCTTTTCCCGTCTGTACGGTGCACCCTTCGGCGCTGCTGGTACGGATCGCCTCTATCAGGTCCATGACCTTGATGCCATCGGCGAGCGTACAGGAGGGCTTGCTGCGTCCGGCAACGACGTCGAGAAATTCGCGTGCAACAGCCACGAACATATCGTTGCGCTCGCACGTGAACGTTTCTTCCTCCCAGACCTGACCGCTCTGCTTGCCGATTGTGATGCGATTGGGATCGGCGGACCAAAAGAGGCTGCCACCTTCGCCGATGAAGCGGATGTACTTCTCGTGCGGCCGCCCGTAGAGATCGAGATGCAACGAGACGCGAAGGCCGTCTGGATACATAGCCAGCGCATCAACGTTGTCGTCAGTCTCGATATCGAGATCGGAGATCTTCTCGACGCGTCCCGACAGTTCTGCCGGCGTGCCGAAGAACCAAGTCATTAGATCGATCCAGTGGCTTTCGTCCAGCAATGCGCCGCCGCCCTGTGCGGCGCTGGCCATGAAGAACTCCTGATAGGGTTCCCATGGATGCCAGTCCGCCAGATGCGCCGACATGTGGAACTGAACGTGACGAAGTTTGCCGATCGTGCCTTCGTTCAAGCGTGAGCGAACCTGCAGCAGAGGCGGCCACCAGCGCCATGTGTAGCCGAGAAGCACCGGCACGCCGGTCCGCTTTTGGGCGTCGTATATCGTGCGCGCTTCAGCCGCCGTTTTGGCGACCGGCTTTTCCAGCAGTACGGGCAGGCCAGCATCCAGGGCCGCGATCGTCTGTGCAGGATGAAATGCGGTTGGCGAGCCGATCACAACCCCATCAAGTCCGCCAGCGGCCAAGGCGGCTTCGATGGTAGGGTGAGAGCCGACAACCGGCGTCTCGGCAGCAAGCTCTTCGCGACGTTCCGCACGCGGATCGACGCAGGAGATGCGACAGCCCAGCGACGCGAGGTTGCGCGCGTGGCGTTTGCCGACGCTACCTGATCCGACAATGAGCATATGAGGAGCGGTCACGGTTCGATGCCTCACCGGATGCCGGCGACCATCGCCTCA
The genomic region above belongs to Pseudorhodoplanes sinuspersici and contains:
- a CDS encoding polysaccharide deacetylase family protein; this encodes MTLDRAMTQGLLLVNFHYVRDPGLYAHPGIHPISPDAFRRQMEQLASCLHMATPDEAEAYVLHGKELPRSSALITFDDGLVDHERTAMDILDPMGIKAVFFVCSRPLTEHRALAVHKVHYLRAMTEPSRFRNELLAALPPEWRIRQLTAEERASAARTYIYDRPEHGEIKYLLNSLLPEDVLDQVTSTMLENRGIDERAFCAETYMDGRTLRSLEDRGHCIGAHTHDHRAVTRLGDDEDRHMALNIATLAEATGRPPNWVSYPYGRDWALPADPAEFCKRHGFSVGVTLTGQWVQPEHTPFALDRINTNEVDRVLSDHEFHRR
- a CDS encoding sulfotransferase family protein; the encoded protein is MTSAPIFIGGMFKSGTTLLRAMLGQHSAIASGLETYWFDWDWSQRNSAKMQGNLQRLADYFDLPSERVNTLAQSAQSAEAFLRSLMNEVAADMGKRRWAEKTPGNIAHVDRIWSAWPDAQVIHIMRDPRDVFASLREAGKWSTADEFADRWCSTIGTGSELIAKIKPDDKAYLVIRYEDLIGGPDAAMRRVIGFLNEEWEPQVGTFSGREADFDKVRDATGKASTTLERLKEPLTNQRVGIWRNILADKDLSDIKEAIASRGFGDVYLRAVADTRDA
- a CDS encoding cytidylyltransferase domain-containing protein, with the translated sequence MLEGRSVLAVVPARGGSKSIPRKNLKEIGGISLVGRAAGVARALPWIDAALISTDDHDIRDEAVRHGLDAPFMRPDELSGDTAGSIDMWRHAWLAAEQHYGRRFDISVLLEPTSPMRRPEDVELTVKTLLQTNAPAAATVSRTPAHYTPHKTLTVDEQGTIGFYLSDGARHSLRQGIPAYYHRNGLCYAVTRAHLVGHGRIIDRDAQAVVIDRHVVNIDDPFELELTEWLLNRERKA
- a CDS encoding Gfo/Idh/MocA family protein, encoding MTAPHMLIVGSGSVGKRHARNLASLGCRISCVDPRAERREELAAETPVVGSHPTIEAALAAGGLDGVVIGSPTAFHPAQTIAALDAGLPVLLEKPVAKTAAEARTIYDAQKRTGVPVLLGYTWRWWPPLLQVRSRLNEGTIGKLRHVQFHMSAHLADWHPWEPYQEFFMASAAQGGGALLDESHWIDLMTWFFGTPAELSGRVEKISDLDIETDDNVDALAMYPDGLRVSLHLDLYGRPHEKYIRFIGEGGSLFWSADPNRITIGKQSGQVWEEETFTCERNDMFVAVAREFLDVVAGRSKPSCTLADGIKVMDLIEAIRTSSAEGCTVQTGKADA